In a genomic window of Streptomyces noursei ATCC 11455:
- a CDS encoding glycoside hydrolase family 25 protein: MLHGVDVSSYNTGYSAKGLDFVLIKATEGRSYVNPHQSAQAARAREAGAVVGFYHFLWPGNIAAQARYFVEQCASVQGDLLAADWETTGSGTYASNAQKDQFLLEVKKLRPSHRVLLYCNRDFWLNRDTTSYAADGLWIADYVTAGHPRIKAKWRLHQYTDSPLDKNVAAFDSKGELKKWAHPA, encoded by the coding sequence ATGCTGCACGGCGTAGATGTCAGCTCCTACAACACCGGATATTCCGCCAAGGGATTGGACTTCGTTCTCATCAAGGCCACCGAGGGCCGTTCCTATGTGAACCCGCACCAGTCGGCACAGGCGGCACGGGCCCGGGAGGCGGGTGCCGTGGTCGGCTTCTACCACTTCCTGTGGCCGGGGAACATCGCCGCCCAGGCCCGCTATTTCGTGGAGCAATGCGCGTCGGTCCAGGGTGATCTCCTGGCCGCCGACTGGGAGACCACCGGCTCTGGCACCTACGCCAGCAACGCCCAGAAGGACCAGTTCCTCCTGGAGGTCAAGAAACTGCGGCCCAGCCACCGCGTACTGCTCTACTGCAACCGCGATTTCTGGCTGAACCGCGACACCACGTCGTATGCCGCGGACGGGCTGTGGATCGCCGACTACGTCACCGCCGGGCATCCGCGGATCAAGGCGAAATGGCGGCTCCACCAGTACACCGATTCGCCGCTGGACAAGAACGTCGCGGCATTCGACAGCAAGGGCGAGCTCAAGAAGTGGGCGCATCCCGCATAA
- a CDS encoding DsbA family protein: MPASASPARKFAAVGAVLALVVAVIAIAIAVGKAVENGRDTPAASPGAASTAPQENADQQKLYDELATRTSRRTAGDPLAVGKPDAPVVLVEYADYQCSFCGRFTRETQPALVKKFVDAGTLRIEFRNFTVFGADSERAARASWAAGRQGKFWQLHDELYAKTRKGDALAEDKLVEMARTAGVPDLEKFRTDLNGPDAAAALKKDQDEGYQLGVQSTPSFLVNGRPIAGAQETAVFEQAIEQAAAAAGKHGGAGAGK; encoded by the coding sequence ATGCCCGCTTCCGCTTCCCCTGCCCGCAAATTCGCCGCCGTCGGCGCGGTCCTCGCGCTCGTGGTGGCGGTGATCGCCATCGCCATCGCGGTCGGCAAGGCCGTCGAGAACGGCCGGGACACCCCGGCCGCCTCCCCCGGCGCCGCCTCCACCGCACCCCAGGAGAACGCCGACCAGCAGAAGCTGTACGACGAGCTGGCCACCCGCACCAGCCGCCGCACCGCCGGCGACCCGCTCGCCGTCGGCAAGCCGGACGCCCCGGTCGTCCTCGTCGAGTACGCCGACTACCAGTGCTCGTTCTGCGGTCGCTTCACCCGTGAGACCCAGCCGGCGCTGGTCAAGAAGTTCGTCGACGCCGGCACCCTGCGCATCGAGTTCCGCAACTTCACCGTCTTCGGCGCCGACTCCGAGCGCGCCGCCCGGGCGTCCTGGGCGGCCGGCCGGCAGGGGAAGTTCTGGCAGCTGCACGACGAGCTCTACGCCAAGACCCGCAAGGGCGACGCGCTCGCCGAGGACAAGCTGGTCGAGATGGCCCGCACCGCCGGCGTGCCGGACCTGGAGAAGTTCCGCACCGACCTCAACGGCCCGGACGCCGCGGCGGCCCTGAAGAAGGACCAGGACGAGGGCTACCAGCTCGGCGTGCAGTCCACCCCGTCCTTCCTGGTCAACGGCCGCCCGATCGCCGGCGCGCAGGAGACCGCGGTCTTCGAGCAGGCCATCGAGCAGGCCGCCGCGGCGGCCGGCAAGCACGGCGGCGCGGGGGCCGGGAAGTGA
- a CDS encoding cytochrome c biogenesis CcdA family protein, whose amino-acid sequence MTADIGYLAAFLGGALALISPCSALLLPAFFAYSLASPGRLLARTGVFYLGLATTLVPLGAASTAASRLFNGHRDLLIAIGGWVVIALGLAQILGLGFASRRAQAAAARITPRTALSTFLLGCVYGLAGFCAGPILGAVLTVTAVSGSPVYGASMLAVYALGMALPLFLLALLWDRFRLGSRGWLRGRELALGRLRLHTTSLISGLFFIAIGVLFLRFNGTSALPGILDADTEARLEEWAARLGNGVPDALLLAVVALVVAAVLGRIALRPARKRDAAEERPGAEPEGSDRT is encoded by the coding sequence GTGACCGCCGACATCGGATACCTCGCCGCGTTCCTGGGCGGTGCGCTGGCGCTGATCAGCCCGTGCAGCGCCCTGCTGCTCCCGGCGTTCTTCGCCTACTCGCTGGCCAGCCCCGGCCGGCTGCTGGCCCGCACCGGGGTCTTCTACCTCGGGCTGGCCACGACGCTGGTGCCGCTGGGCGCCGCCAGCACGGCCGCCAGCCGGCTCTTCAACGGCCATCGCGACCTGCTGATCGCGATCGGCGGCTGGGTCGTGATCGCGCTCGGCCTGGCGCAGATCCTCGGCCTGGGCTTCGCGTCCCGGCGCGCCCAGGCCGCCGCCGCCAGGATCACCCCGCGCACCGCGCTCTCCACGTTCCTGCTCGGCTGCGTCTACGGCCTGGCCGGCTTCTGCGCCGGTCCGATCCTCGGCGCGGTGCTGACCGTGACCGCGGTCAGCGGCTCCCCGGTCTACGGCGCCTCGATGCTCGCCGTCTACGCGCTGGGCATGGCGCTGCCGCTGTTCCTGCTGGCCCTGCTGTGGGACCGCTTCCGGCTCGGCAGCCGCGGCTGGCTGCGCGGTCGCGAACTCGCCCTCGGCCGGCTGCGACTGCACACCACGTCGCTGATCTCCGGCCTCTTCTTCATCGCCATCGGCGTGCTCTTCCTGCGCTTCAACGGCACCAGCGCGCTGCCCGGGATCCTGGACGCGGACACCGAGGCCCGGCTGGAGGAGTGGGCGGCCCGCCTGGGCAACGGCGTCCCCGACGCGCTGCTGCTCGCGGTGGTCGCGCTGGTCGTCGCCGCGGTGCTGGGCCGGATCGCGCTGCGGCCGGCCCGGAAGCGGGACGCCGCGGAGGAACGCCCCGGCGCCGAGCCCGAGGGCTCGGACCGGACCTAG
- a CDS encoding ATP-binding protein has translation MAGLDGMEQPRPRNGPAARWGTPGADGEAPPAPTEPAPAAAVPAGLDLVGDPTLGEVRLPSRPQSARTARRLTAAILLKQWSLSPQLAEHSVLLVSELVGNAVRHTGARTFGLRILRRRGWIRVEVRDPSRGLPCLMPVQPMDVSGRGLFLVDKLSDRWGVDLLPRGKTTWFEVRVTDR, from the coding sequence ATGGCGGGCCTCGATGGAATGGAGCAGCCGCGGCCGCGGAACGGTCCGGCCGCGCGCTGGGGGACCCCCGGCGCGGACGGGGAAGCACCCCCGGCTCCCACGGAACCGGCGCCTGCCGCCGCGGTGCCGGCCGGACTCGACCTGGTCGGCGACCCGACCCTGGGCGAGGTCAGGCTGCCCTCCCGCCCGCAGTCCGCGCGCACCGCGCGCCGGCTCACCGCCGCCATCCTCCTCAAGCAGTGGTCCCTCTCGCCGCAGCTCGCCGAGCACTCCGTGCTGCTGGTCTCGGAGTTGGTCGGCAACGCCGTGCGGCACACCGGCGCCCGGACGTTCGGGCTGCGGATACTGCGCCGCCGTGGCTGGATCCGGGTGGAGGTGCGCGACCCCTCGCGCGGCCTGCCGTGCCTGATGCCGGTCCAGCCGATGGACGTCAGCGGCCGGGGTCTCTTCCTCGTCGACAAGCTCTCGGACCGCTGGGGCGTGGACCTGCTGCCGCGCGGCAAGACGACCTGGTTCGAGGTCCGGGTCACCGACCGCTGA
- the nadE gene encoding ammonia-dependent NAD(+) synthetase: MTDPAAKALQQEIARELQVPAVFDAAHEIERRVSFLTAQLTSTGLRSLVLGISGGVDSTTAGRLCQLAVERARAEGHEATFYAMRLPYGEQADEKDAQRAVEFLRADRLLTVDVRPASDAALAAAVAGGVTFRDAHHQDFVHGNIKARQRMIAQYAVAGAEHGLVVGTDHAAEAVSGFFTKFGDGAADVVPLTGLTKRRVRAVAQALGAPAELVHKVPTADLETLDPGKPDEDALGVSYDQIDDFLEGRPVEEAAFEAITRRYRLTAHKRALPIAP, encoded by the coding sequence GTGACGGACCCGGCGGCCAAGGCCCTGCAGCAGGAGATAGCCCGCGAACTCCAGGTGCCCGCGGTATTCGACGCCGCGCACGAGATCGAGCGCCGGGTGTCCTTCCTCACAGCGCAGCTGACGTCGACGGGTCTGCGCTCCCTGGTGCTGGGCATCAGCGGCGGGGTCGACTCGACGACCGCGGGCCGGCTCTGCCAGCTCGCCGTGGAGCGGGCCCGCGCCGAGGGCCACGAGGCGACCTTCTACGCGATGCGGCTGCCCTACGGCGAGCAGGCGGACGAGAAGGACGCACAGCGGGCGGTGGAGTTCCTGCGCGCCGACCGGCTGCTGACCGTCGACGTCCGCCCGGCCAGCGACGCGGCGCTGGCCGCTGCCGTGGCCGGCGGCGTGACCTTCCGGGACGCCCACCACCAGGACTTCGTCCACGGCAACATCAAGGCCCGCCAGCGCATGATCGCCCAGTACGCGGTGGCCGGCGCCGAGCACGGCCTGGTCGTGGGCACCGACCACGCCGCCGAGGCGGTCTCCGGCTTCTTCACCAAGTTCGGCGACGGCGCGGCCGACGTGGTCCCGCTGACCGGGCTGACCAAGCGCCGGGTGCGCGCCGTGGCGCAGGCGCTGGGTGCCCCGGCCGAGCTGGTCCACAAGGTCCCGACGGCCGACCTGGAGACCCTCGACCCGGGCAAGCCCGACGAGGACGCGCTCGGCGTCAGCTACGACCAGATCGACGACTTCCTGGAGGGCCGGCCCGTCGAGGAGGCCGCCTTCGAGGCGATCACCCGGCGCTACCGCCTCACCGCCCACAAGCGGGCGCTGCCGATCGCGCCCTGA